In Nicotiana tabacum cultivar K326 chromosome 19, ASM71507v2, whole genome shotgun sequence, one DNA window encodes the following:
- the LOC107828417 gene encoding WAT1-related protein At1g09380-like isoform X1: protein MGKDLLAFVVMVIVQLAFAGMIIITKLVMDGGMNPFVQSAYRPIFATISIAPFACFLERKSRPKLTRSILFQIFLCSIFGITVNQYVYFIGLKNSTPTVVSAIDNLIPAFTFLIAVPVGAEKLRLRSIAGQAKLLGTIVCVGGAMLLSLYHGKVVIGQLGFHWKYAESTGKDVNSSGHGNFFSGPFLVIMSSLTYAIWLIIQGKVNEKYAAPYTCITLMCLMASVESVIIGFCVVPKLSEWALNPIRAISVVYNGVVCTSFAYFLSSWCIERKGPLYVSMFNPLLLVISAFLSWTLLREKLYLGVVVGSIIIVIGLYGFLWGQKMETSTNDDIEVVVNKEKNQSTKIDLELQLPQNPSFNGHPSAARTEL from the exons ATGGGGAAGGATTTGTTGGCATTTGTAGTAATGGTGATTGTGCAATTAGCGTTTGCTGGAATGATTATAATAACAAAGCTAGTAATGGACGGTGGCATGAATCCTTTCGTTCAATCAGCATACAGACCTATTTTTGCCACCATCTCCATTGCTCCCTTTGCTTGCTTCTTGGAGAG GAAATCTAGACCCAAGTTGACTCGCTCTATACTTTTCCAGATTTTTTTGTGTTCGATTTTTGG GATAACAGTGAACCAATATGTATATTTCATTGGGTTAAAGAATTCAACTCCAACGGTTGTTTCCGCAATTGATAATCTAATCCCAGCTTTCACGTTTCTCATAGCCGTACCCGTGGG GGCTGAAAAATTGAGGTTGAGAAGTATAGCAGGACAAGCCAAGTTATTGGGGACAATAGTATGTGTTGGAGGTGCTATGTTATTGTCATTATATCATGGCAAAGTGGTGATTGGTCAATTGGGGTTTCACTGGAAATATGCAGAAAGTACTGGTAAAGATGTTAATTCTTCTGGCCATGGCAACTTTTTTTCTGGACCTTTTCTAGTCATAATGAGCAGTCTCACTTATGCTATTTGGTTAATTATTCAG GGAAAGGTAAACGAGAAGTATGCAGCTCCATATACATGCATAACATTGATGTGCTTAATGGCAAGTGTGGAGAGCGTGATCATTGGCTTTTGCGTCGTCCCAAAACTTTCTGAATGGGCTTTAAACCCCATTAGAGCTATCTCAGTTGTTTATAAT GGAGTTGTGTGTACGTCATTTGCATATTTTCTGAGCTCGTGGTGCATTGAAAGAAAAGGTCCTTTATATGTCTCGATGTTCAACCCATTGCTGTTGGTTATTTCTGCATTTCTTAGTTGGACTTTGCTTCGTGAGAAATTGTACCTTGGAGT AGTTGTAGGGTCAATCATAATTGTGATTGGGCTTTACGGCTTTCTCTGGGGTCAAAAAATGGAGACAAGTACAAACGACGATATTGAGGTGGTggtaaataaagagaagaatcaGTCCACTAAAATTGATTTGGAATTGCAATTACCTCAGAATCCCAGCTTCAATGGTCATCCTTCAGCTGCCAGAACTGAACTATGA
- the LOC107828417 gene encoding WAT1-related protein At1g09380-like isoform X2, producing the protein MGKDLLAFVVMVIVQLAFAGMIIITKLVMDGGMNPFVQSAYRPIFATISIAPFACFLERITVNQYVYFIGLKNSTPTVVSAIDNLIPAFTFLIAVPVGAEKLRLRSIAGQAKLLGTIVCVGGAMLLSLYHGKVVIGQLGFHWKYAESTGKDVNSSGHGNFFSGPFLVIMSSLTYAIWLIIQGKVNEKYAAPYTCITLMCLMASVESVIIGFCVVPKLSEWALNPIRAISVVYNGVVCTSFAYFLSSWCIERKGPLYVSMFNPLLLVISAFLSWTLLREKLYLGVVVGSIIIVIGLYGFLWGQKMETSTNDDIEVVVNKEKNQSTKIDLELQLPQNPSFNGHPSAARTEL; encoded by the exons ATGGGGAAGGATTTGTTGGCATTTGTAGTAATGGTGATTGTGCAATTAGCGTTTGCTGGAATGATTATAATAACAAAGCTAGTAATGGACGGTGGCATGAATCCTTTCGTTCAATCAGCATACAGACCTATTTTTGCCACCATCTCCATTGCTCCCTTTGCTTGCTTCTTGGAGAG GATAACAGTGAACCAATATGTATATTTCATTGGGTTAAAGAATTCAACTCCAACGGTTGTTTCCGCAATTGATAATCTAATCCCAGCTTTCACGTTTCTCATAGCCGTACCCGTGGG GGCTGAAAAATTGAGGTTGAGAAGTATAGCAGGACAAGCCAAGTTATTGGGGACAATAGTATGTGTTGGAGGTGCTATGTTATTGTCATTATATCATGGCAAAGTGGTGATTGGTCAATTGGGGTTTCACTGGAAATATGCAGAAAGTACTGGTAAAGATGTTAATTCTTCTGGCCATGGCAACTTTTTTTCTGGACCTTTTCTAGTCATAATGAGCAGTCTCACTTATGCTATTTGGTTAATTATTCAG GGAAAGGTAAACGAGAAGTATGCAGCTCCATATACATGCATAACATTGATGTGCTTAATGGCAAGTGTGGAGAGCGTGATCATTGGCTTTTGCGTCGTCCCAAAACTTTCTGAATGGGCTTTAAACCCCATTAGAGCTATCTCAGTTGTTTATAAT GGAGTTGTGTGTACGTCATTTGCATATTTTCTGAGCTCGTGGTGCATTGAAAGAAAAGGTCCTTTATATGTCTCGATGTTCAACCCATTGCTGTTGGTTATTTCTGCATTTCTTAGTTGGACTTTGCTTCGTGAGAAATTGTACCTTGGAGT AGTTGTAGGGTCAATCATAATTGTGATTGGGCTTTACGGCTTTCTCTGGGGTCAAAAAATGGAGACAAGTACAAACGACGATATTGAGGTGGTggtaaataaagagaagaatcaGTCCACTAAAATTGATTTGGAATTGCAATTACCTCAGAATCCCAGCTTCAATGGTCATCCTTCAGCTGCCAGAACTGAACTATGA
- the LOC107828417 gene encoding WAT1-related protein At1g09380-like isoform X3, with product MRLFTFIYYIFKMKSRPKLTRSILFQIFLCSIFGITVNQYVYFIGLKNSTPTVVSAIDNLIPAFTFLIAVPVGAEKLRLRSIAGQAKLLGTIVCVGGAMLLSLYHGKVVIGQLGFHWKYAESTGKDVNSSGHGNFFSGPFLVIMSSLTYAIWLIIQGKVNEKYAAPYTCITLMCLMASVESVIIGFCVVPKLSEWALNPIRAISVVYNGVVCTSFAYFLSSWCIERKGPLYVSMFNPLLLVISAFLSWTLLREKLYLGVVVGSIIIVIGLYGFLWGQKMETSTNDDIEVVVNKEKNQSTKIDLELQLPQNPSFNGHPSAARTEL from the exons ATGCGCCTTTTCACATTCATTTATTACATCTTTAAGAT GAAATCTAGACCCAAGTTGACTCGCTCTATACTTTTCCAGATTTTTTTGTGTTCGATTTTTGG GATAACAGTGAACCAATATGTATATTTCATTGGGTTAAAGAATTCAACTCCAACGGTTGTTTCCGCAATTGATAATCTAATCCCAGCTTTCACGTTTCTCATAGCCGTACCCGTGGG GGCTGAAAAATTGAGGTTGAGAAGTATAGCAGGACAAGCCAAGTTATTGGGGACAATAGTATGTGTTGGAGGTGCTATGTTATTGTCATTATATCATGGCAAAGTGGTGATTGGTCAATTGGGGTTTCACTGGAAATATGCAGAAAGTACTGGTAAAGATGTTAATTCTTCTGGCCATGGCAACTTTTTTTCTGGACCTTTTCTAGTCATAATGAGCAGTCTCACTTATGCTATTTGGTTAATTATTCAG GGAAAGGTAAACGAGAAGTATGCAGCTCCATATACATGCATAACATTGATGTGCTTAATGGCAAGTGTGGAGAGCGTGATCATTGGCTTTTGCGTCGTCCCAAAACTTTCTGAATGGGCTTTAAACCCCATTAGAGCTATCTCAGTTGTTTATAAT GGAGTTGTGTGTACGTCATTTGCATATTTTCTGAGCTCGTGGTGCATTGAAAGAAAAGGTCCTTTATATGTCTCGATGTTCAACCCATTGCTGTTGGTTATTTCTGCATTTCTTAGTTGGACTTTGCTTCGTGAGAAATTGTACCTTGGAGT AGTTGTAGGGTCAATCATAATTGTGATTGGGCTTTACGGCTTTCTCTGGGGTCAAAAAATGGAGACAAGTACAAACGACGATATTGAGGTGGTggtaaataaagagaagaatcaGTCCACTAAAATTGATTTGGAATTGCAATTACCTCAGAATCCCAGCTTCAATGGTCATCCTTCAGCTGCCAGAACTGAACTATGA